GCCCAGTTTCAGAAAAAGGCCAAGCACTTCACGGAGCGAGTGATTCGTGCTCATAGCGCGTTACTTTATCCTCACCAGGCTTGGTTGTTGCGTGGCACCCGTTGAGTGCTGTCATCAGGGCTGACGTCATCAGAAGCACCACCACATACATGCGGCTGTGTGACACGACTGAGATCATACGCAGCCATCCTGCGTCACTTCTTTTTGTCCGGTGGCCCCCACGTCCAGAGATAGGCGGCATAGAAGAAGAAGCTTGCCGGTACGAAACGGCGGCCCGGCAGAGAGGTGCGATGCGTCAGTACAGATGAGAAGAATGCCGACGGCTATCGCGAGCAGCCTGAGTAAGATTCCCCGGCCCCTGGGCGTCTGCATGGCCCGCTTGGGTCTTGCTGTTGCGTGACGCAACACCATTCCGCCCTTAACCTAACACCGCCTCATCTCGATGTCGATAGTCCCAGGAAAAAGGGCGAGAACCTGTTCGATGCCTAAGATTGTTTTTCTTCATGAGCGGAGGTCACGGTAGAACACCCTCGGCCGTAGCCGTCCTCAGCTCTTCTTCTTCTCGCGTTCATGGCGGCCAGCTCAAGTGTCTGTTGTCGCAAGGATAATGTGTTTAAGACGTGCCTGTATACTGTCTTACCGCTTCAACCAGTCCGTGAAACATAAGGCCCACACCCATTGCGGATACAAAGAAGCCGACGATGCGCGTTGCTGCGTCGATCCCCTGCGGACCGATCCGCCCCAGGATTCTTTTTGCATAGGCTAGTATCAGATACGTGGCGAACGTCGCCGCCGCAATAGCCCCGACAATCGCTCCCATGGAAGCAATACCCGCTTCGGAGAGTTTCACCATGCTGGAGTAACCGATGACCGTTGCCAGAACACCCGGACCGAACATGAGCGGCATGGCGAGAGGAACGAACGCAATGTTTCCGCCCTTCTGGGTGGAGCCCATCAGGCCGCTGCCTGCCGAGGGCATGAAAAGGCTGAAGCCTATGCGTGTGAGGATTATGCC
Above is a genomic segment from Syntrophorhabdales bacterium containing:
- a CDS encoding MarC family protein; translated protein: MGQEVTLFVGAFTTLLAVINPLESLPIFLELLEGKDDKAHRAIALRACLYASILMFFFLLFGRLVLEIFGVPLSMVRIVGGIILTRIGFSLFMPSAGSGLMGSTQKGGNIAFVPLAMPLMFGPGVLATVIGYSSMVKLSEAGIASMGAIVGAIAAATFATYLILAYAKRILGRIGPQGIDAATRIVGFFVSAMGVGLMFHGLVEAVRQYTGTS